One Shewanella sp. MR-4 DNA window includes the following coding sequences:
- the cctA gene encoding tetraheme c-type cytochrome CctA, which yields MSKKLLSALFGASLAALALSPTAFAADQKLSDFHAESGGCESCHKDGTPSADGAFEFEQCQSCHGSLAEMDAVHKPHDGNLVCADCHAPHDMNVGQKPTCESCHDDGRTSDSVLKK from the coding sequence GTGAGCAAAAAACTATTAAGTGCGCTTTTCGGGGCAAGTCTTGCAGCGCTGGCGCTGTCACCAACCGCATTTGCCGCGGATCAAAAATTATCAGACTTCCATGCTGAGTCAGGTGGTTGTGAAAGCTGTCATAAGGATGGTACGCCTTCTGCTGATGGTGCTTTCGAATTTGAACAATGTCAAAGCTGCCACGGCTCTTTGGCTGAAATGGACGCAGTGCATAAGCCACACGATGGCAACTTAGTGTGTGCTGACTGTCACGCACCGCACGATATGAACGTAGGTCAAAAGCCTACCTGTGAAAGCTGCCACGACGATGGTCGTACTTCTGACTCTGTCCTGAAGAAATAA
- a CDS encoding propionyl-CoA synthetase, whose translation MTDVGQQLHQTSIANKQAFWQQAAKALDWVTPSKQILDESEAPFYHWFSDGELNTCYNAVDRHVLAGRGDQIALHYVSPVTETEYSITYRELLAQVARLAGYLQSVGVTKGDRVVIYMPMVPETAYAMLACARIGAIHSVVFGGFAANELATRINDAKPKLVMSASCGIEPSGVVPYKPLLDKALNEATHKVEHCLILNRPQYEAQMQAGRDKDWQTALSASNNADCVTVKATDPLYVLYTSGTTGQPKGVVRDNGGHAVALAWSMANIYDIAQGDVFWAASDVGWVVGHSYIVYGPLLVGATTLLYEGKPVGTPDPGAFWRTIAKYRVKSFFTAPTAIRAIKREDPDGEFIQGVDLSCLKNVFLAGERCDPDTLHWAEAKLNKPVIDHWWQTETGWPVAANLMGVAPIAVKAGSPGRPVPGYEVDVVDEMGAKVAANVSGNVVIKLPLPPGTLTTLWQNNKRYQDSYLSMYPGYYLTGDAGYMDEDGYLYIMSRIDDIINVAGHRLSTGRFEEVLCQHPDVAEAAVIGVDDKLKGQVPLGLVVLKKGVTITDEELHKQLIALVRQEIGPVASFRLVSAIQKLPKTRSGKILRGTMRKIADNQQYTAPATIEDPQTLDLVRTTLTRMGYADALVG comes from the coding sequence ATGACAGATGTTGGACAACAATTACATCAGACATCTATTGCGAATAAACAGGCATTTTGGCAACAAGCGGCCAAGGCCTTAGACTGGGTTACGCCGAGCAAACAAATATTAGATGAAAGCGAGGCACCGTTTTATCACTGGTTTAGCGATGGCGAGTTAAACACTTGCTACAACGCGGTGGATAGGCATGTTTTGGCGGGGCGCGGTGATCAGATTGCTCTTCATTATGTTAGCCCTGTGACTGAAACCGAATACAGCATTACTTACCGTGAGTTACTGGCCCAAGTGGCAAGGCTTGCGGGCTATTTGCAAAGCGTTGGCGTGACTAAGGGAGACCGCGTGGTCATCTACATGCCCATGGTGCCCGAGACCGCCTATGCGATGCTTGCCTGCGCGCGAATTGGCGCTATTCATTCGGTGGTCTTCGGTGGCTTTGCGGCCAATGAGCTGGCGACCCGTATCAATGATGCCAAACCAAAATTGGTGATGTCTGCCTCCTGCGGGATTGAGCCTTCAGGCGTTGTGCCCTATAAACCCTTACTAGATAAAGCATTAAATGAAGCAACGCACAAGGTTGAGCATTGCTTGATTTTAAATCGCCCCCAATATGAGGCGCAGATGCAAGCGGGGCGCGATAAGGACTGGCAAACAGCCTTAAGCGCTAGCAACAATGCCGATTGTGTGACGGTGAAAGCCACCGATCCCCTGTATGTGCTTTATACCTCGGGGACCACGGGTCAACCCAAAGGCGTGGTGCGGGATAATGGCGGCCATGCGGTGGCATTGGCTTGGTCCATGGCCAATATTTACGATATTGCCCAAGGGGATGTATTTTGGGCGGCATCGGATGTGGGCTGGGTGGTGGGACACTCCTATATTGTCTATGGTCCGCTACTTGTCGGGGCGACGACCTTGTTATATGAAGGTAAACCCGTAGGTACGCCAGACCCAGGTGCCTTTTGGCGCACAATTGCAAAGTATCGAGTCAAAAGCTTTTTCACCGCGCCCACGGCGATCCGCGCCATTAAGCGCGAAGATCCCGACGGCGAATTTATCCAAGGTGTCGATTTAAGCTGCTTGAAGAATGTCTTTTTGGCTGGGGAGCGCTGTGATCCCGATACCTTACATTGGGCCGAAGCCAAACTGAATAAACCGGTTATCGACCATTGGTGGCAAACTGAAACGGGCTGGCCAGTGGCGGCAAACCTGATGGGTGTGGCACCGATTGCCGTTAAAGCGGGATCGCCCGGTCGACCCGTCCCAGGATATGAGGTCGATGTGGTCGATGAGATGGGCGCCAAAGTGGCGGCGAATGTCTCTGGTAATGTGGTCATCAAATTGCCGCTGCCACCGGGCACGCTCACTACACTCTGGCAAAATAATAAACGCTATCAAGATAGTTACTTATCTATGTACCCAGGTTATTACCTCACTGGGGATGCGGGTTATATGGATGAAGATGGTTATCTGTATATCATGAGCCGTATCGATGACATTATTAACGTAGCGGGCCATCGACTCTCCACCGGGCGGTTTGAAGAGGTTTTGTGTCAGCATCCCGATGTGGCCGAAGCGGCCGTGATTGGTGTCGACGATAAACTCAAAGGCCAAGTGCCCTTGGGCTTAGTGGTGCTGAAAAAGGGCGTGACCATTACGGACGAGGAGCTGCATAAGCAGTTAATTGCCCTCGTTCGCCAAGAAATTGGTCCCGTCGCGTCCTTTAGGTTGGTGAGTGCGATTCAAAAGCTGCCAAAAACCCGCTCGGGTAAAATCCTGCGCGGCACTATGCGTAAAATTGCCGATAATCAGCAATATACGGCGCCAGCGACCATTGAAGATCCGCAGACCCTCGATTTAGTCCGCACGACCTTAACCCGCATGGGTTATGCCGATGCTCTCGTGGGGTAA